In Castanea sativa cultivar Marrone di Chiusa Pesio chromosome 6, ASM4071231v1, a single window of DNA contains:
- the LOC142639529 gene encoding F-box/LRR-repeat protein At3g48880-like — protein MDYDILVKIFMSLNVMDLISVVSQVCSSWRSACCDPILWKKLDLCIQISDSCIYAPLQSDAWSYSVSNNNRLMNILKTTSNLSQGNVTCLIFNFFEYVEDEHLVYAAKRNRNLKRLALPIWSRLTVSGMRKAFKYWKGLESLTLPDFKSPMKLMKAIGTICKNFSELKLTCNLNVDYANAIVKCLPKLKVLSLRATIVFNKETLICILDGLKHLEVLNICHCEFVFRDSTFSTTLCQELDKTIIEKGSRLREFLACQTNSCTICKSLKHYEFEKVRREDEVISLAL, from the exons ATGGACTATGATATCCTTGTTAAGATATTCATGAGTCTTAATGTTATGGATTTAATTTCTGTTGTTTCTCAAGTATGCAGCTCATGGCGCTCGGCTTGTTGTGATCCTATTCTATGGAAGAAGCTTGACTTATGTATTCAGATTTCTGACTCTTGCATTTATGCTCCCCTACAATCAGATGCTTGGTCTTATAGCGTATCAAACAACAATAGGCTAATGAACATCTTGAAGACAACTTCAAATCTCAGTCAGGGAAATGTGACTTGCTTGATTTTTAACTTCTTTGAATATGTAGAAGATGAGCACTTGGTCTATGCAGCTAAAAG GAATCGTAATCTAAAACGACTTGCTTTACCAATTTGGAGTCGATTAACAGTAAGTGGAATGCGAAAGGCTTTCAAATATTGGAAAGGGCTTGAGTCTTTAACTCTTCCTGACTTCAAGAGTCCCATGAAACTGATGAAAGCGATTGGCACAATTTGCAAGAACTTCTCAGAACTTAAACTTACATGCAATTTAAACGTAGATTATGCTAATGCTATTGTTAAGTGTTTGCCGAAGCTTAAGGTGCTCAGTCTTCGGGCCACAATAGTGTTCAATAAGGAAACTTTGATCTGTATACTGGACGGCTTAAAGCATTTGGAAGTGTTGAATATATGTCACTGCGAGTTCGTATTTCGAGACTCTACATTCTCCACTACACTATGCCAAGAACTTGACAAAACAATCATTGAAAAAGGATCAAGACTTAGAGAGTTCCTCGCTTGTCAGACAAATTCCTGCACTATTTGTAAAAGTTTGAAGCATTATGAATTTGAAAAGGTACGACGAGAGGATGAGGTAATTTCTCTTGCACTATGA